In Tachyglossus aculeatus isolate mTacAcu1 chromosome 10, mTacAcu1.pri, whole genome shotgun sequence, the following proteins share a genomic window:
- the TSEN34 gene encoding tRNA-splicing endonuclease subunit Sen34 yields the protein MVVVEVCHGRALVWGPEAARAARERLWVCGRPVGGGGGGAGGGGVPSRAAGRLPLLLLPEEARLMADIGAARLVRARHRQDPATDPEAVAAYLQAQEESFREQQALALAERRSRLQGLAQKIAQGRARKRQRQREEAMDQSGPAAEVMEAEEEEEEVVVVVGEPSTERPSTPPLPRTAMLLQLPTARPRPRRAPLLDWRVPSPDWPHAGRPSHELRYRVYRDLWQRGYFLTAGGKFGGDFLVYPGDPLRFHAHFVALCWQPEEPLPLRDLVSAGRLGTNVRKTVLLCSARPDGSVCYTSLEWAGLA from the exons ATGGTGGTGGTGGAAGTGTGTCACGGGCGTGCGCTGGTGTGGGGGCCGGAGGCCGCGCGAGCGGCGCGGGAGCGGCTGTGGGTGTGCGGGCGGCccgtgggcgggggcgggggcggggccgggggcgggggcgtccCGTCCCGGGCCGCGGGCCgcctgcccctgctgctgctgcccgaggAGGCCCGCCTCATGGCCGACATCGGCGCCGCGCGGCTCGTCCGCGCGAGGCACCGCCAGGACCCGGCGACGGACCCCGAG GCTGTGGCGGCCTACCTACAGGCGCAGGAGGAGagcttccgggagcagcaggcgCTGGCCCTGGCGGAGCGGAGGTCCCGGCTGCAGGGCTTGGCCCAGAAGATCGCCCAAGGCCGGGCCCGGAAGAGACAGAGGCAGCGGGAGGAGGCCATGGACCAGTCGGGACCGGcggccgaggtgatggaggctgaggaggaagaggaggaggtggtggtggtggtcggtGAGCCCTCCACGGAGCGCCCCTCGACCCCACCGCTGCCCCGGACGGCCATGCTGCTGCAGCTGCCCaccgcccggccccggccccgccgcgccCCGCTGCTGGACTGGCGCGTCCCTTCCCCGGACTGGCCCCACGCCGGCCGCCCTTCCCACGAGCTCCGGTACCGCGTCTACCGCGACCTGTGGCAACGTGGCTACTTCCTCACGGCCGGGGGCAAGTTCGGCGGCGACTTCCTCGTCTACCCCG GCGACCCCCTGCGCTTCCACGCTCACTTTGTCGCCCTGTGCTGGCAGCCCGAGGAGCCCCTTCCGCTCCGGGACCTGGTCTCCGCCGGACGCTTGGGCACCAACGTCCGCAAGACCGTGCTGCTCTGCTCGGCCCGCCCCGACGGCTCCGTCTGCTACACCTCGCTGGAGTGGGCCGGGCTGGCCTGA